The Cryptomeria japonica chromosome 9, Sugi_1.0, whole genome shotgun sequence DNA segment GCTCCCTTCAGCCATTtttatatatcaaaaaaataaaaaaataaaatcaataaacaaaaaataattgaaataaataaaaataagtgtCTTCATAATGATATTCCTCAACATCatttacataatttaaaaaaatataaatatggtaattatattttttatttttataatttattataaccTCTCAAACAAGCAGTTTAAATTTTACAATTTTATTTCAAATATTATAATAAACAATATTGAATATTtataacaaaagaaacaagaaaactaGAAATCCTAATGTAGTTCTAAATAAAAGTTTTAGAGTTGAAATTAAATAGTAAAAAGTAGTTGGGTGCGTAATGTTGTGATCGCATTATTAAAAGTACATTTTATTAGAAACAAACAAAGCTTGTTTAAAATCGATAAGCTTGGCCACCTCATGAATCTTATCATTGTCCCCTCAAAAAGAATCTTTGGTTTCACACCAGTCTATCCAGCACCCAAAAATACACAATGAAGTTATTCTTTTATTATGGCCCGAGTAACCGGCAATGTTCAAAAGCAAGTCATGGTATTTATATTGCGTAAAAGCAACCGTCAAAGCTGGTGATTTGATAGATGCCCGCTTTTCTCATGTTAGTTGGATTTAACTTGTTCAACAAATGCCAATTCTTCAGCTGGGTACCGTGTAGGGGAGTCCTTGATTTGCACAGGATTTCTGTTGCTGCCATAACATTTTATAAGTATCCAAGCGTCTCTAAACGGGATAGGGGAACTAGTTTATTCCGCTGGCTTCTTCAAGGCAAAACCAAGGCTCCAGGGACTGCACCTCACCTTTCTTCAGCTTGTGGTGCGGCTCTTCCTCCTCGGAAATCAGGAAAAGAGGAGGGGACTTCATTAAAGGTGGAAGCTGTTCATCCTCTAACTAATGGGTATAGGGATGGCTCGCCCAGAACTGCCCGCTACTCCTTTTCCAGCCCCTATGGCAATGAACAAGGAAAATGAGACTGGAGTTCTGAAGGTGTGTATGAAGAGCAGCCTGAAAAAGCAGCGTGGGTGTGCTGCAGGCACAGAGGACACAATTCCCAATGCTGATGGTGCTGATTGTAAGAGGAAGAGGAAAGTGCGGTGGATTGATGCAAATGGACAGGACCTGGCGCAAATCAAGGAATTCGAGCAAAGGTATAATCTGTAGCCTTTCCACCTTTTTAATGCTAAACAGGTCTTATTGGTTTCTCCTCATTTGATTCTTTAGGCATTGTTCTATTCTTGGAGTCTCGGGGATACACCTGGGTTTGCCCTGATAGTTACACAGACGACCTTTCTTTGTGAATGCATCAAGCACAGAGGTTTTCTTCTTCAGTGCATTGCTGAATTTACATTCTGAGGCCCAATTTTAATAGAATCTAAGTCTACTCAGTTAACAACTACCAGTTTGATTCATTCATTCAACAGGATCCCTGGCACCAGCTTAAACCATTAGCTTTACTTTCTGTTTGTGATTTAATCCGCTCAATTCataaattttcatataaattatttttGTTACAAATTTTTCTTGGAAATAGTAGTTAACCAAAGGGGGTTATAGTTCAATTGATTGAGCACAATTGATCAGGGCGATGGTATGTTTCTTGATAATACTATCTACCAATGATCAAAACCTTTAGAAGTTTGATATAAGGGATAGGGTCTGGATTGTGTCTGGGTGACATTGCTAGAATGGATACCCCTGGCTCTTAATTGGAAAACTAGCAGCATAAGCTCACGCTTCTACATCAAATGGCAAAACTTGTGAAAGATATAAAatcttaaaaaaagaaaaaaagtaggtGTATTGTTCATGGTGAAATTGTTTAGGCTCTTGGTTTCCCATGGTAGTTTTGGGGTGGAAAATCGATTCTAATATTAGGTTACAGAGCTAGATTATAtatgataataaaaaattattaaatacttaCTTAACAGTACAGCTGCAGACGCGTGTAAATTCTCCAAACATCCATTTAAACTAAACTATCTCCGAGAACTGTTAAAGATAAGTTTAGATAGTCAGTCAGACAACATGCTAAAATTTCCGCACAACTTGACTACAAAGTAAGGATTCCCAAATATAACTGCATTCTAATAAGTAAGATAACAAGAAATGTGGAATTTCCTAAACCATAACTGCACGACAAACTTACAATCTTAACAGATATCTTTGATTGGTTACAAATCCATGGATTATATTTTATAACAGGATACTTAGATACCACTGCGTCAGAAACAATCAATCCCCAAAAGTATGGAGTTCCTTCTTCTTGCCACACCAAATAAACGTATTATCAGATAAGTTTGACCTCACCATCCTCTGTTTTCCACGGTGGTCTGTATGCAGATCCAACCATACAAGAATTCTAACATTCCATTTTTTTATTAAACATAAAAACATGTGCATATCATGTGAGAATGAATTGAAAAGGTGGTTTCTCTTGATAGCTTTTTGTGAGGCTCACCTTACTAACACCATTGTTTGTAAGAATCCCTAAACTATAACCAAAAGGTCATGCAGTCTTCCTCATacacattttgtcaaacactttgcatGCTTCATGAGGTTAAAAGGATTTCTTAGCAACTTTGGTATAAATGACATACATTCATTAATGAAAGTCAAGGTAAAATTTTGAGAATGAAATCTGCAACTATAATtctgaaaacaaagttatttaaacAATCCTAATCTGACCTTGTTTATTGTCATGAAAGGCTGCCATACACCATAGAAGTCTGGGAATAATTTTGAACATAAATCTGATATAGATGTCTCTAAATCTGCAGGTCAGTCATCAGCCACAGAGTTTCAAAAAAGTTGGATCATTCATACACGGGATTACTGTTAAACTCAATTTTCAAACATAGTTTGCAAACCAAATAGAATTCCTGCCATTTAACTGGGACAATTCTGACCCCTTACAAACTCGGGCAGAACTGAAGGTAAATCTGCCCTGATTTTTGCACCTTTTAATAGATTTCTGAACAACCAATTACTGTTCCAATAAATCTGCACTTCTTCACACATCAATATTCCAGCTTGGCGCCTTAAACTCATGCAATTACTTGTAATAATACTAAATCAGAATATAATGAAATCTGGAACTGAATATACCTGTTTGCACCATCAACTGGAAAATTGAAAATTCTCTTATTAGCAGTATCATGTGTTGcacctgttggtgttggaaataagccacacccggactgacgatggactggtccaagaggggccagtagctcagtggtagagcattccagcagcgtatggaaggtcctaggttcgagttctagctggtccatgtctcaacatggtattagagccaggtccaggctaggagccccaagcacacgagaggtgtggcttaagggggggtgttggtgttggaaataagccacacccagaccgacgatggactggtccaagaggggccagtagctcagtggtagagcactccagcagcatatggaaggtcctaggttcgagtcatagctggtccatgtctcaacagcaCCTACCAGTGAAATACCCAATAACCCATATCATGGAGTGGCTAGGGTATGGCCTATAAATCCTTCAAGAAATGACTGCAATTTCCCtgtaaacatccaaatgccttCACTCCAGGTTTGTAGATTGCACTCCTTTCTCAATGTCTGCAATAAGATAAAAATGGTGGTGGTTACTGTAGCTGTACTGTAGCGGGTACTATAGCTTGCAATCCTTGTGCTTTTTCCTTCAAATATGCAAAAACAGTATTTATTTCTCTCATCTGCCTGAAGTCCACTATTTGCCTTGCTAAATTTATCTCTCAACACAGGAAACTGGTGTGCAATCTTCTCTATCGTATATTAAACCATAAAATTTGTCTTTTTGGAAGGGCTTCCCAAATTTGTAAAATCTTCACAATCTGACCATTGAAGTGCAACTGTGAATCCTGATATGAATTCACCAAGGGTTGAGCTGGGCTTTTGTCCAACCAACCAAGATACCCAAGGGTTTTTGTCCTAGGGCACACTGAATCTGGAGAACAAGCTCTCCAAAATTCTCTGAAACAAAGTCCAAGATGTCCAAAGGACCTGCTCATCTTTTTTGAAGGCTCAGCTGAGTCTTCTAGAAGAATCTAATTTAACCTCCTCAAGACTTCTAGAGtacactttatttaataaagtgacttatcatatttaatttactttttcacttaaatctcttcaaaaatatttaataaagtgactttataatatttaatttattttttacttaGGTcactttaattaaattaaaataaaattatcctTATTATTTTACTTTATTGGGGATGACtttagaataattaatttaatttatcccATTGCAATTCCCCATGTGTTAGCCTATGGGAAATAAAATAGGCTAGGAAACTCCGCTGAATGATCACAtagaaaatggggacattacattgttGCACAATCTCTACTCTCTACTGGAGCATCACACAAAGCTTGGATAAAAGATAGGAATCCTTTGCTTGTAGTTTTCTtatcatgttgacataatgcttcAACGTGTATGAAATTGTGGGAGGAAATACTTCTATCTCTATGTACTCTTATTAGCTTGAATTTTTGTTCATGAAACCTTATGACTCTTTCCTCTTTTGCATTGTTTTTGTATAAAGCATAGGTTGTGTTTTGATAGTGTTTCTTTATGGAAGCTCTCGGATTTTTTAAGAGGTGGATATGTGTTGCTACTGAATGCATTTATGATAATTAATGCTTCATTTTGGAACATATAATTCACTTCATTTGTGGCTGTTTTAGGAAGATATTTTTATTGCTTGAACTCTTGTTTACCTTCATGAATTTATTTGTTGAAGAATGGCTATGGGTTGTTGATTTTTGTTTATTATGTCAAGGGAGTCCTATCAAAAGCATTTAGGATTGCCATGCTAGTAgtaagtgtttatggtgaaaatggataacaacaatgatgaaagactaaatgaattcaaccacaaaaccctagcttaacaacaacaaagatccactataacatatgaagattacctaagacaatgcaaatcaaatgaaatcacaaagattataccatcacatgtccaatagggtttgaatctccattcttcctatctccattgattttgcttgatatatttgctctcagattttatgtgcacaagagctcaacaaagaatggaaatgtggttgcaagtaggcttgattgcatatgcaagtttgaaagcgtagtcggggatgaatgcatagtgagttagccaggatgcatagattgattagggtttgataatgaaggaagcatctccttatatagaagacattatatgaaatggagggataagattgagaagtgtaaaaagaggtcggctatgattagagggtaggtaaaagaaataataaaataatgaaaggggtaggtagtgtaggaattaagagatgaatgacatgcgtCATGagtggaaaaagctaatgaattaat contains these protein-coding regions:
- the LOC131044128 gene encoding uncharacterized protein LOC131044128, whose amino-acid sequence is MGIGMARPELPATPFPAPMAMNKENETGVLKVCMKSSLKKQRGCAAGTEDTIPNADGADCKRKRKVRWIDANGQDLAQIKEFEQRSSSSNAHSSSAMNSNSALSWLIGAVAMVLLVHVLSIAKLL